Proteins from a single region of Hermetia illucens chromosome 3, iHerIll2.2.curated.20191125, whole genome shotgun sequence:
- the LOC119650792 gene encoding sodium-independent sulfate anion transporter-like isoform X2 — translation MTFFVTKMGTTEKSADISVDIPNECSPQNVGSTELIIADDKSSSEDCMPTVNRWFKTKAQQIFRKKTLYKRLPILNWLPKYNSEDAVGDLVAGFTVGLTVIPQALAYAGIAGLPAAYGLYGSFLGCFVYIFLGSCKDVPMGPTAIASLLTFQAAEGNWQKSVLLCFLSGLVELLMGIFGLGFLIDFVSGPVSSGFTSAVALIILTSQVKDIFGVKASGSTFINTWLSIFEDIHNIRLGDTIMGLICIIVLLGMRLLVRVNIGPKDDSEKSLCQKIITKFIWLIGTARNAVLVVTCGAIGAIFIDSGVFKLIGEIPAGLPDFAPPPFSITPTGNSTEEKALSFGDMVSDLGSGIAVVPLIALLEDIAVCKAFSNGKSVDATQELLAIGASNIANSFVSGYPGSGALARGAVNNASGVRTPLGNLYTGMLVILALLFLTPYFSFIPKAALAAVIIAAVVFMVEVRVVKPMWRSKKTDLIPGFAAFIACLALPLEIGILIGIGLNILFILYHAARPKLRLEFLTTQDNHKYLMLTPDRCLIFPSVDFVRNTINKHGLRSTLPVVIDCTHIYGADFTAAKAISTLINDFKERNQLIFFYNVKPSVVQVFEGAQLKDLKLHYDFDALEMAISANDKQ, via the exons GTTACTAAGATGGGTACAACCGAAAAGAGCGCCGACATAAGCGTGGATATTCCCAATGAATGTTCACCACAAAATGTGGGCTCGACTGAACTTATCA TTGCAGATGATAAATCATCCTCAGAAGATTGCATGCCTACAGTTAACAGATGGTTTAAGACAAAGGCCCAACAAATTTTCCGAAAGAAAACGCTTTATAAACGTTTACCAATTCTCAACTGGCTACCAAAATACAACAGTGAAGATGCTGTAGGCGATTTAGTTGCTGGTTTCACGGTTGGTTTGACAGTAATTCCACAAGCGTTGGCATACGCGGGAATAGCAGGATTACCAGCAGCA tATGGGTTATACGGATCCTTTCTTGGTTGTTTCgtttacatttttcttggatcaTGCAAAGATGTCCCAATGGGGCCCACTGCCATTGCATCACTTCTGACATTCCAAGCAGCCGAAGGAAATTGGCAAAAGTCAGTCCTTTTGTGCTTCCTCTCTGGCCTTGTTGAGCTGCTGATGGGCATTTTTGGCCTGGGTTTTCTTATAGACTTTGTTTCCGGACCCGTAAGTTCAGGATTTACCAGTGCAGTTGCGCTGATTATTCTCACATCACAAGTGAAGGATATTTTCGGAGTTAAGGCATCCGGAAGTACATTTATCAACACCTGGTTGTCTATTTTCGAGGACATACATAATATTCGCCTGGGTGACACTATCATGGGCTTGATTTGTATTATTGTACTTTTGGGCATGAGGCTTTTGGTACGAGTTAACATTGGCCCTAAAGACGACAGTGAGAAGTCTTTATGTCAAAAGATTATTACAAAGTTCATTTGGCTGATTGGGACTGCACGAAATGCTGTACTTGTCGTAACTTGTGGAGCAATTGGCGCCATTTTCATTGATTCAGGAGTATTTAAACTCATTGGAGAGATTCCTGCCGGATTACCCGACTTCGCACCTCCCCCGTTTTCAATTACGCCAACAGGAAATTCTACTGAGGAGAAGGCACTCAGTTTCGGAGACATGGTATCTGATCTAGGATCGGGAATTGCGGTTGTACCTCTAATTGCGCTTTTAGAGGATATAGCAGTTTGCAAGGCATTTT CAAATGGAAAATCGGTTGATGCTACCCAAGAACTTTTAGCAATTGGTGCATCTAATATTGCCAATTCCTTTGTTAGTGGTTATCCGGGAAGTGGAGCTCTCGCTCGTGGTGCGGTGAACAATGCAAGTGGAGTTCGGACACCATTGGGAAATCTATACACCGGAATGTTGGTGATATTGGCGCTTTTGTTCTTGACCCCATATTTCTCGTTCATACCAAAAGCGGCGCTTGCGGCAGTTATAATTGCAGCTGTTGTTTTTATGGTTGAAGTTAGGGTTGTTAAACCAATGTGGAGGAGCAAAA AAACTGATTTAATTCCTGGATTTGCAGCTTTTATTGCATGCTTGGCATTACCTCTTGAAATTGGTATTTTAATCGGAATTGGATTGAACATTCTATTTATTTTGTACCATGCTGCCAGACCTAAACTGAGACTTGAATTTCTGACG ACACAAGACAACCACAAATACTTAATGCTGACACCTGATCGATGCCTTATTTTCCCCTCTGTTGATTTTGTTCGAAATACTATTAACAAACACGGTTTGCGGTCAACACTACCTGTTGTCATCGATTGTACACATATTTACGGTGCTGACTTCACAGCTGCGAAAGCAATTTCTACATTAATCAATGATTTCAAAGAACGAAATCAATTGATTTTCTTTTACAACGTTAAGCCAAGCGTAGTACAAGTTTTCGAAGGAGCTCAGTTGAAGGACTTGAAACTGCACTACGATTTCGACGCACTGGAAATGGCTATATCGGCTAACGATAAACAGTAG
- the LOC119650792 gene encoding sodium-independent sulfate anion transporter-like isoform X3 — MVTKMGTTEKSADISVDIPNECSPQNVGSTELIIADDKSSSEDCMPTVNRWFKTKAQQIFRKKTLYKRLPILNWLPKYNSEDAVGDLVAGFTVGLTVIPQALAYAGIAGLPAAYGLYGSFLGCFVYIFLGSCKDVPMGPTAIASLLTFQAAEGNWQKSVLLCFLSGLVELLMGIFGLGFLIDFVSGPVSSGFTSAVALIILTSQVKDIFGVKASGSTFINTWLSIFEDIHNIRLGDTIMGLICIIVLLGMRLLVRVNIGPKDDSEKSLCQKIITKFIWLIGTARNAVLVVTCGAIGAIFIDSGVFKLIGEIPAGLPDFAPPPFSITPTGNSTEEKALSFGDMVSDLGSGIAVVPLIALLEDIAVCKAFSNGKSVDATQELLAIGASNIANSFVSGYPGSGALARGAVNNASGVRTPLGNLYTGMLVILALLFLTPYFSFIPKAALAAVIIAAVVFMVEVRVVKPMWRSKKTDLIPGFAAFIACLALPLEIGILIGIGLNILFILYHAARPKLRLEFLTTQDNHKYLMLTPDRCLIFPSVDFVRNTINKHGLRSTLPVVIDCTHIYGADFTAAKAISTLINDFKERNQLIFFYNVKPSVVQVFEGAQLKDLKLHYDFDALEMAISANDKQ; from the exons GTTACTAAGATGGGTACAACCGAAAAGAGCGCCGACATAAGCGTGGATATTCCCAATGAATGTTCACCACAAAATGTGGGCTCGACTGAACTTATCA TTGCAGATGATAAATCATCCTCAGAAGATTGCATGCCTACAGTTAACAGATGGTTTAAGACAAAGGCCCAACAAATTTTCCGAAAGAAAACGCTTTATAAACGTTTACCAATTCTCAACTGGCTACCAAAATACAACAGTGAAGATGCTGTAGGCGATTTAGTTGCTGGTTTCACGGTTGGTTTGACAGTAATTCCACAAGCGTTGGCATACGCGGGAATAGCAGGATTACCAGCAGCA tATGGGTTATACGGATCCTTTCTTGGTTGTTTCgtttacatttttcttggatcaTGCAAAGATGTCCCAATGGGGCCCACTGCCATTGCATCACTTCTGACATTCCAAGCAGCCGAAGGAAATTGGCAAAAGTCAGTCCTTTTGTGCTTCCTCTCTGGCCTTGTTGAGCTGCTGATGGGCATTTTTGGCCTGGGTTTTCTTATAGACTTTGTTTCCGGACCCGTAAGTTCAGGATTTACCAGTGCAGTTGCGCTGATTATTCTCACATCACAAGTGAAGGATATTTTCGGAGTTAAGGCATCCGGAAGTACATTTATCAACACCTGGTTGTCTATTTTCGAGGACATACATAATATTCGCCTGGGTGACACTATCATGGGCTTGATTTGTATTATTGTACTTTTGGGCATGAGGCTTTTGGTACGAGTTAACATTGGCCCTAAAGACGACAGTGAGAAGTCTTTATGTCAAAAGATTATTACAAAGTTCATTTGGCTGATTGGGACTGCACGAAATGCTGTACTTGTCGTAACTTGTGGAGCAATTGGCGCCATTTTCATTGATTCAGGAGTATTTAAACTCATTGGAGAGATTCCTGCCGGATTACCCGACTTCGCACCTCCCCCGTTTTCAATTACGCCAACAGGAAATTCTACTGAGGAGAAGGCACTCAGTTTCGGAGACATGGTATCTGATCTAGGATCGGGAATTGCGGTTGTACCTCTAATTGCGCTTTTAGAGGATATAGCAGTTTGCAAGGCATTTT CAAATGGAAAATCGGTTGATGCTACCCAAGAACTTTTAGCAATTGGTGCATCTAATATTGCCAATTCCTTTGTTAGTGGTTATCCGGGAAGTGGAGCTCTCGCTCGTGGTGCGGTGAACAATGCAAGTGGAGTTCGGACACCATTGGGAAATCTATACACCGGAATGTTGGTGATATTGGCGCTTTTGTTCTTGACCCCATATTTCTCGTTCATACCAAAAGCGGCGCTTGCGGCAGTTATAATTGCAGCTGTTGTTTTTATGGTTGAAGTTAGGGTTGTTAAACCAATGTGGAGGAGCAAAA AAACTGATTTAATTCCTGGATTTGCAGCTTTTATTGCATGCTTGGCATTACCTCTTGAAATTGGTATTTTAATCGGAATTGGATTGAACATTCTATTTATTTTGTACCATGCTGCCAGACCTAAACTGAGACTTGAATTTCTGACG ACACAAGACAACCACAAATACTTAATGCTGACACCTGATCGATGCCTTATTTTCCCCTCTGTTGATTTTGTTCGAAATACTATTAACAAACACGGTTTGCGGTCAACACTACCTGTTGTCATCGATTGTACACATATTTACGGTGCTGACTTCACAGCTGCGAAAGCAATTTCTACATTAATCAATGATTTCAAAGAACGAAATCAATTGATTTTCTTTTACAACGTTAAGCCAAGCGTAGTACAAGTTTTCGAAGGAGCTCAGTTGAAGGACTTGAAACTGCACTACGATTTCGACGCACTGGAAATGGCTATATCGGCTAACGATAAACAGTAG
- the LOC119650792 gene encoding sodium-independent sulfate anion transporter-like isoform X1: MKNSKTIQNSNFFSQLFYYKRQSNLLPNIILAFRNGKSEKKTKCILKRKVTKMGTTEKSADISVDIPNECSPQNVGSTELIIADDKSSSEDCMPTVNRWFKTKAQQIFRKKTLYKRLPILNWLPKYNSEDAVGDLVAGFTVGLTVIPQALAYAGIAGLPAAYGLYGSFLGCFVYIFLGSCKDVPMGPTAIASLLTFQAAEGNWQKSVLLCFLSGLVELLMGIFGLGFLIDFVSGPVSSGFTSAVALIILTSQVKDIFGVKASGSTFINTWLSIFEDIHNIRLGDTIMGLICIIVLLGMRLLVRVNIGPKDDSEKSLCQKIITKFIWLIGTARNAVLVVTCGAIGAIFIDSGVFKLIGEIPAGLPDFAPPPFSITPTGNSTEEKALSFGDMVSDLGSGIAVVPLIALLEDIAVCKAFSNGKSVDATQELLAIGASNIANSFVSGYPGSGALARGAVNNASGVRTPLGNLYTGMLVILALLFLTPYFSFIPKAALAAVIIAAVVFMVEVRVVKPMWRSKKTDLIPGFAAFIACLALPLEIGILIGIGLNILFILYHAARPKLRLEFLTTQDNHKYLMLTPDRCLIFPSVDFVRNTINKHGLRSTLPVVIDCTHIYGADFTAAKAISTLINDFKERNQLIFFYNVKPSVVQVFEGAQLKDLKLHYDFDALEMAISANDKQ; the protein is encoded by the exons GTTACTAAGATGGGTACAACCGAAAAGAGCGCCGACATAAGCGTGGATATTCCCAATGAATGTTCACCACAAAATGTGGGCTCGACTGAACTTATCA TTGCAGATGATAAATCATCCTCAGAAGATTGCATGCCTACAGTTAACAGATGGTTTAAGACAAAGGCCCAACAAATTTTCCGAAAGAAAACGCTTTATAAACGTTTACCAATTCTCAACTGGCTACCAAAATACAACAGTGAAGATGCTGTAGGCGATTTAGTTGCTGGTTTCACGGTTGGTTTGACAGTAATTCCACAAGCGTTGGCATACGCGGGAATAGCAGGATTACCAGCAGCA tATGGGTTATACGGATCCTTTCTTGGTTGTTTCgtttacatttttcttggatcaTGCAAAGATGTCCCAATGGGGCCCACTGCCATTGCATCACTTCTGACATTCCAAGCAGCCGAAGGAAATTGGCAAAAGTCAGTCCTTTTGTGCTTCCTCTCTGGCCTTGTTGAGCTGCTGATGGGCATTTTTGGCCTGGGTTTTCTTATAGACTTTGTTTCCGGACCCGTAAGTTCAGGATTTACCAGTGCAGTTGCGCTGATTATTCTCACATCACAAGTGAAGGATATTTTCGGAGTTAAGGCATCCGGAAGTACATTTATCAACACCTGGTTGTCTATTTTCGAGGACATACATAATATTCGCCTGGGTGACACTATCATGGGCTTGATTTGTATTATTGTACTTTTGGGCATGAGGCTTTTGGTACGAGTTAACATTGGCCCTAAAGACGACAGTGAGAAGTCTTTATGTCAAAAGATTATTACAAAGTTCATTTGGCTGATTGGGACTGCACGAAATGCTGTACTTGTCGTAACTTGTGGAGCAATTGGCGCCATTTTCATTGATTCAGGAGTATTTAAACTCATTGGAGAGATTCCTGCCGGATTACCCGACTTCGCACCTCCCCCGTTTTCAATTACGCCAACAGGAAATTCTACTGAGGAGAAGGCACTCAGTTTCGGAGACATGGTATCTGATCTAGGATCGGGAATTGCGGTTGTACCTCTAATTGCGCTTTTAGAGGATATAGCAGTTTGCAAGGCATTTT CAAATGGAAAATCGGTTGATGCTACCCAAGAACTTTTAGCAATTGGTGCATCTAATATTGCCAATTCCTTTGTTAGTGGTTATCCGGGAAGTGGAGCTCTCGCTCGTGGTGCGGTGAACAATGCAAGTGGAGTTCGGACACCATTGGGAAATCTATACACCGGAATGTTGGTGATATTGGCGCTTTTGTTCTTGACCCCATATTTCTCGTTCATACCAAAAGCGGCGCTTGCGGCAGTTATAATTGCAGCTGTTGTTTTTATGGTTGAAGTTAGGGTTGTTAAACCAATGTGGAGGAGCAAAA AAACTGATTTAATTCCTGGATTTGCAGCTTTTATTGCATGCTTGGCATTACCTCTTGAAATTGGTATTTTAATCGGAATTGGATTGAACATTCTATTTATTTTGTACCATGCTGCCAGACCTAAACTGAGACTTGAATTTCTGACG ACACAAGACAACCACAAATACTTAATGCTGACACCTGATCGATGCCTTATTTTCCCCTCTGTTGATTTTGTTCGAAATACTATTAACAAACACGGTTTGCGGTCAACACTACCTGTTGTCATCGATTGTACACATATTTACGGTGCTGACTTCACAGCTGCGAAAGCAATTTCTACATTAATCAATGATTTCAAAGAACGAAATCAATTGATTTTCTTTTACAACGTTAAGCCAAGCGTAGTACAAGTTTTCGAAGGAGCTCAGTTGAAGGACTTGAAACTGCACTACGATTTCGACGCACTGGAAATGGCTATATCGGCTAACGATAAACAGTAG
- the LOC119650792 gene encoding sodium-independent sulfate anion transporter-like isoform X4 — MGTTEKSADISVDIPNECSPQNVGSTELIIADDKSSSEDCMPTVNRWFKTKAQQIFRKKTLYKRLPILNWLPKYNSEDAVGDLVAGFTVGLTVIPQALAYAGIAGLPAAYGLYGSFLGCFVYIFLGSCKDVPMGPTAIASLLTFQAAEGNWQKSVLLCFLSGLVELLMGIFGLGFLIDFVSGPVSSGFTSAVALIILTSQVKDIFGVKASGSTFINTWLSIFEDIHNIRLGDTIMGLICIIVLLGMRLLVRVNIGPKDDSEKSLCQKIITKFIWLIGTARNAVLVVTCGAIGAIFIDSGVFKLIGEIPAGLPDFAPPPFSITPTGNSTEEKALSFGDMVSDLGSGIAVVPLIALLEDIAVCKAFSNGKSVDATQELLAIGASNIANSFVSGYPGSGALARGAVNNASGVRTPLGNLYTGMLVILALLFLTPYFSFIPKAALAAVIIAAVVFMVEVRVVKPMWRSKKTDLIPGFAAFIACLALPLEIGILIGIGLNILFILYHAARPKLRLEFLTTQDNHKYLMLTPDRCLIFPSVDFVRNTINKHGLRSTLPVVIDCTHIYGADFTAAKAISTLINDFKERNQLIFFYNVKPSVVQVFEGAQLKDLKLHYDFDALEMAISANDKQ; from the exons ATGGGTACAACCGAAAAGAGCGCCGACATAAGCGTGGATATTCCCAATGAATGTTCACCACAAAATGTGGGCTCGACTGAACTTATCA TTGCAGATGATAAATCATCCTCAGAAGATTGCATGCCTACAGTTAACAGATGGTTTAAGACAAAGGCCCAACAAATTTTCCGAAAGAAAACGCTTTATAAACGTTTACCAATTCTCAACTGGCTACCAAAATACAACAGTGAAGATGCTGTAGGCGATTTAGTTGCTGGTTTCACGGTTGGTTTGACAGTAATTCCACAAGCGTTGGCATACGCGGGAATAGCAGGATTACCAGCAGCA tATGGGTTATACGGATCCTTTCTTGGTTGTTTCgtttacatttttcttggatcaTGCAAAGATGTCCCAATGGGGCCCACTGCCATTGCATCACTTCTGACATTCCAAGCAGCCGAAGGAAATTGGCAAAAGTCAGTCCTTTTGTGCTTCCTCTCTGGCCTTGTTGAGCTGCTGATGGGCATTTTTGGCCTGGGTTTTCTTATAGACTTTGTTTCCGGACCCGTAAGTTCAGGATTTACCAGTGCAGTTGCGCTGATTATTCTCACATCACAAGTGAAGGATATTTTCGGAGTTAAGGCATCCGGAAGTACATTTATCAACACCTGGTTGTCTATTTTCGAGGACATACATAATATTCGCCTGGGTGACACTATCATGGGCTTGATTTGTATTATTGTACTTTTGGGCATGAGGCTTTTGGTACGAGTTAACATTGGCCCTAAAGACGACAGTGAGAAGTCTTTATGTCAAAAGATTATTACAAAGTTCATTTGGCTGATTGGGACTGCACGAAATGCTGTACTTGTCGTAACTTGTGGAGCAATTGGCGCCATTTTCATTGATTCAGGAGTATTTAAACTCATTGGAGAGATTCCTGCCGGATTACCCGACTTCGCACCTCCCCCGTTTTCAATTACGCCAACAGGAAATTCTACTGAGGAGAAGGCACTCAGTTTCGGAGACATGGTATCTGATCTAGGATCGGGAATTGCGGTTGTACCTCTAATTGCGCTTTTAGAGGATATAGCAGTTTGCAAGGCATTTT CAAATGGAAAATCGGTTGATGCTACCCAAGAACTTTTAGCAATTGGTGCATCTAATATTGCCAATTCCTTTGTTAGTGGTTATCCGGGAAGTGGAGCTCTCGCTCGTGGTGCGGTGAACAATGCAAGTGGAGTTCGGACACCATTGGGAAATCTATACACCGGAATGTTGGTGATATTGGCGCTTTTGTTCTTGACCCCATATTTCTCGTTCATACCAAAAGCGGCGCTTGCGGCAGTTATAATTGCAGCTGTTGTTTTTATGGTTGAAGTTAGGGTTGTTAAACCAATGTGGAGGAGCAAAA AAACTGATTTAATTCCTGGATTTGCAGCTTTTATTGCATGCTTGGCATTACCTCTTGAAATTGGTATTTTAATCGGAATTGGATTGAACATTCTATTTATTTTGTACCATGCTGCCAGACCTAAACTGAGACTTGAATTTCTGACG ACACAAGACAACCACAAATACTTAATGCTGACACCTGATCGATGCCTTATTTTCCCCTCTGTTGATTTTGTTCGAAATACTATTAACAAACACGGTTTGCGGTCAACACTACCTGTTGTCATCGATTGTACACATATTTACGGTGCTGACTTCACAGCTGCGAAAGCAATTTCTACATTAATCAATGATTTCAAAGAACGAAATCAATTGATTTTCTTTTACAACGTTAAGCCAAGCGTAGTACAAGTTTTCGAAGGAGCTCAGTTGAAGGACTTGAAACTGCACTACGATTTCGACGCACTGGAAATGGCTATATCGGCTAACGATAAACAGTAG